The following proteins are co-located in the Primulina tabacum isolate GXHZ01 chromosome 11, ASM2559414v2, whole genome shotgun sequence genome:
- the LOC142518270 gene encoding putative WRKY transcription factor 29, translating into MADVVDSTEDWSLQAIVRQSIGDHLTKILDMNNEDQKPDVGFSAIHHEFRSSYPDLFDMSIGSCSDELEGLYKPFYPGICHPLPTQKSIPEFQENRPGNDFEDKQAHESDRSSGTSTDCVAKADGESYTPKYKRRKNQQKRVMIQVSADGLSSDLWAWRKYGQKPIKGSPYPRSYYRCSSSKGCLARKQVEQSCSDPGMFIITYTAEHSHSQPTRRNSLAGTVRQKFSNPKSPNHTPKRDANIAITVSPITLLEAASSNEEIIIIKQEIKEDEHILPVSIDGGVDDDHYNKFDVSASMFNDDFFSGLDFLDGLVPDRLSCKNL; encoded by the exons atggCTGACGTTGTGGATAGCACGGAGGATTGGAGTCTTCAAGCCATAGTCAGACAATCCATCGGCGATCATTTGACAAAGATTCTCGACATGAACAACGAAGATCAGAAGCCGGACGTGGGGTTTTCGGCCATCCATCACGAGTTTCGTTCGAGTTATCCAGACCTTTTCGACATGTCGATTGGTTCCTGCAGTGATGAATTAGAAGGTCTTTACAAGCCCTTTTACCCTGGAATCTGCCATCCTCTTCCCACACAGAAATCAATTCCCGAGTTTCAAGAAAATCGACCCGGAAACGACTTTGAAGACAAGCAGGCCCATGAATCCGATCGATCATCGGGAACTAGTACTGATTGTGTTGCTAAAGCTGATGGAGAATCTTATACACCAAAATATAAGAGAAG GAAGAATCAGCAAAAAAGAGTGATGATTCAAGTTTCTGCAGATGGCCTCAGTTCTGACTTGTGGGCTTGGCGCAAATATGGACAGAAACCTATCAAGGGCTCACCCTATCCCAG AAGCTATTACAGGTGTAGTAGCTCAAAGGGCTGTTTGGCAAGGAAGCAAGTGGAGCAGAGTTGCAGTGATCCAGGAATGTTTATCATAACCTACACAGCAGAGCACAGCCATAGCCAGCCAACTCGAAGAAACTCGTTAGCTGGTACTGTCAGGCAGAAGTTTTCTAATCCCAAGAGCCCAAATCACACACCCAAACGAGACGCTAACATTGCCATTACAGTCTCTCCAATAACCCTTCTTGAGGCAGCTTCATCCAATGAAGAGATCATTATAATCAAACAGGAGATAAAAGAAGATGAACATATATTGCCCGTCTCGATTGATGGTGGCGTCGACGACGATCACTATAATAAGTTCGACGTCTCGGCTTCCATGTTCAACGATGACTTCTTCTCGGGTCTGGATTTTCTTGATGGGCTTGTTCCAGATCGATTGTCATGCAAGAACCTGTAG